From the Streptomyces sp. SN-593 genome, the window CGACCATCACCGCGAACAGCGCCGGCTGCACCACGTCGCCGCGGTCCAGCGACGGCGCGCCCGGCGCCCCGCGCACCACGTCGAGCACCGACCAGTCCTGGTACGCGGACAGGGCCTCGGCGCACGCGGTCAGGTGCTCGGCGAAGACGGGCGAGGTGTCCAGCAGGTCGCGGGCCATCCGCGGCCACTGCGATCCCTGCCCGGGGAAGACGAAGACCGTCCCGCCGACGGCGCGGGCGGTGCCCTCGACCACGTTGGCGGCCTGGTCTCCGGCCTGGAGGGTGTGAAGGCCGGCGCGGAGTTCCGCGTGGTCGTCGCCGAGGACGACGGCGCGCTGCTCGAACGCCTGGCGCGTGGTGGCCAGCGCCCGGGCCGTGTCGGCGGTGGGCACCTCGGGCCCCGACGCGGCGTGCGCGCGCAGCCGGGCGGCCTGCGCGCGCAGCGCCGGGGTGGTGCGGGCGGACAGCGGCCAGGAGTGCGCGGCGATGTGGTCGGCGGGGACGTCGGCCGGGATGTCGGCGGGGACGTCCGCGGGGGCTTCGGCAGGGGCCTCGGCAGGGATGTCGGCGGGGGCCGGCCCGGCCGGCCCGCCCGCGGGCTGCTCGGCCACGACGAGGTGGCAGTTGGTGCCGCCCATGCCGAACGAGCTGACGCCCGCGACCAGCCGGCGCCCCTCGTCCGGCCACGGCCCCTGCGCGGCCTGGACGCTCAGGCCCAGCTCGGCCAGCGGGATGGCGGGGTTGGGGTGCTCGTAGTTGAGGCTGGCCGGGACGTGGCGGCGCTCGATGCTGAGCAGTACCTTCAGCAGCCCGGCGACGCCGGACGCGCCTTCCAGGTGGCCGATGTTGGTCTTCAGCGAGCCGACGCGCAGCGGCCGGTCCGCCGGCCGGCCGGTGCCGAGCGCGGCGCCCAGCGCCGCCGCCTCGATCGGGTCGCCGACCTTGGTGCCCGTGCCGTGCAGCTCGACGTACTGGACGTCGTCCGGCCGGACGCCCGCGGCCCTCACCGCGTCGCGGATGACGTCGCGCTGCGCCTGCTCGCTGGGCACGGTCAGGCCGTCGGTGAGGCCGTCGTTGTTGACGGCGCTGCCCAGGATCAGGCCGTATATCCGGTCGCCGTCGGCGCGGGCCCGGTCCGCCCCCTTGAGCACGACGACGGCGCCGCCCTCGCCGCGGACGAAGCCGTTGGCGCGGGCGTCGAAGGTGTGGCAGCGCCCGTCGGGGGACAGCGCGTTGAACTGCTCGGTCATGGCGGTGGTGCCCGGGTCGAGCATGAGGTTGACCCCGCCGGCCAGGGCGAGGTCCGCCTCGCCTCGCCGGATGCTCTCCGCGGCCAGGTGCACCGAGACCAGCGAGGAGGACTGCGCGGAGTCGACGGTCAGGCTCGGCCCCCGCAGGCCCAGGCTGTAGGAGACCCGGTTGGCGATGATCCCCCGGTTCAGGCCGGTGAGCGTGTAGCGGGACAACCGGCCCTGCTGGCGGGCCATCAGCGTGGCGTAGTCGCTGGCGATGCTGGCGGCGAACACGCCCGCGCGGCCGCCGGCGAGGTCGGCCGGGACGATGCCGGCGTCCTCCAGCGCCTCCCAGCACAGTTCGAGCATGACCCGCTGCTGCGGGTCCATCGCGGCCGCCTCGTTCGGCGAGACGCCGAAGAACGCGGCGTCGAACGCGTCGACGTCGTCGATGAAGCCGCCCGGCCAGTCGGGCCCGTCGGGAGCCGTGGTCCGGTTCCGTTCGGACGCCCTGCCGATGGCGTCGCGGCCCTCGCGCAGCAGGTCCCAGAGCTCCTCCGGGGTGGAGGCTCCCGGCAGCCGGCACGCGATGCCGACCACGGCGATATCCGGTCCGCCAGCAGTGGGGGATTCAGTCATCACTATCTCCACTAAGGTCCGACCAGTGCCAGGACGGGACTGGAGCCGGGAACGCTTCCGGTGTGCTGCCGGGCCGGCCCGCGGCGCCTCCGGCCGCCGTGCGCGGCTCGCCGGGCACGGCTGCCGGAGGAGCCGGGCGTTGCCGCCCTCGCGGTCAGCGGAGGGTCACGGGCAGGTTCTCGTAACCGCGGATCGTCAGCCGGTCCCGGCGGGTCGGCTCACCGGCCGGCGCGACGTCGGGGAACCGGTCGAGCAGTTCGGTGAAGGCCACCGTGCCCTCCAGCCGGGCGAGCGGCGCGCCGAGGCAGTGGTGGATGCCGGCGCCCATGGACACCGGCTGGATGGCGGTGCGGGTCGGGTCGAAGCGGTCGGGGTCCTTGTAGCGCTTGGGGTCGCGGTTGCCGGCGCCGAGCGCGAGCAGGGCCCACTCGCCCATCGGGATGCGGGTGCCGGCGATCTCGGCGTCCTCGCGGGCGACGCGGGCGATGAGCTGCACCGGCGAGTCGAAGCGCAGCACCTCCTCGACGAAGTTGTCCGCGGCGATCTGCTTGGCGTGCAGCCCCGCGGCGACCTCCGGGTGCTTGAAGAGCAGGTTGAGGCCGTTGCCGAAGATGTGCGTGGTGGTCTCGATCCCCGCGGCCAGCACCACGCCGAGGTTGCAGACGAGTTCCTCCGCGGTCAGCGGCGCGTTCTCCTGGTCGGTGATCTGCACGACCGCGCTCACCAGGTCGTCGCCCGGCTCGGTGCGGCGCCGGGCCACCAGGTCCTGGAAGTACTTCTCGAACTCGGCGTACGCCGTGTCCGCGATGAGGGTGTCCTCCTCGGTGGGGGTCACCTCGAACACCAGGGTCCAGTCGTTGGCAAGCTGCTTGAACCGCGGCCAGTCCTCCTTCGGCATGCCGAAGAGCTCGCCGACGACGCCGACGGACAGGTTGAAGGCGAAGCGGTCCATGAAGTCGACCGGGGAGCCGTCCGACGTCGCGTCGGCCATCTCGTCGAGCAGGTCCCGAGCGATCTGCCGGATCATCGGTTCGAGCGCGGCGACCCGGCGGGCGCTGAACGCCCGGGCCATCACGTCGCGCATCCGGGTGTGGTCCGGCGGGTTGGTGTCCAGGATGCTGTTGGTCAGGGCGACGACCGACGGGTGCAGCTTCCACTCGGCGGCGGTGAACAGCCGGTTGTACCGGTCGTCCCAGGGGCCGAACTCGCTGGCGCGGAGCGTCTCGTTGATCGCGTCGTACCCGGGCACCATCCACAGCTTGTCGCCGAGCGGGGCGACCGGGCCCAGCCCGTGCGCGGCGGCGTAGTGCGGGTAGGGGTCGTCCCGGCCCTCAGGGGTGAGAAGCTCCCCCAGAATCTCGTTTGCATCCATGCGCTGACTCCTCAAGTTGCCTGATGTGGCGGTGGCGTTGGGGCCGGGAGCGGTGTGCGGCGGGTCGGCCGGACCGGCCTCGGACCCGGATCACTGGGCGGCGAAGCGTTCCTCGAACTCGGCCATGGCCTTGCCGTAGATCTCGACGTCGGCCGCGGTGTAGCGGGCGAGGGTGTCCTCGATCTCCTGCTTGCCGTAGCGCTGTTCCATGTCCTGGAGGGCCTCGCGGACGTAGCGCACGTGCCACCGCTCGTCGAGCATGATCTTCTCGATGGTGGCCCGCACCGGCGCCGGGGTGTTCGCCTCGCGCAGGTGCTGGTTGTAGTGGCCGATGGTCCGCTTCTCGAACACCAGCGTGATGGCCATGACCTCCATCAGACTGGCCGGCACACCGACCGCGTCCATGTACCGGTCCTGGTACGCGTCACGCATCGGGATCGCCCGCTGGTCCAGCGAGTCGATGCAGTTCGTCCAGTACGAGGCGTGCGCCGACTCGTCCGCGAAGTGGTGCGTCACGTCCTTCTGCAACGGGCCGCGGATCGTCCGCGCCACCCGCCCGAAGAACATCGCCCCGCTCATCTCCGACGACCGGTAGAAACTCGCTATCCACAACTCGTTCTCGGACAGTCGGATGTCACTCACGAGGTCCTCCCCCAGCGGGTGCGCACGAGGTACTCGGCGGTCTGCGACACCAGCGCGTCGGGGTCGGGCGCCTGGTAGCCGGGCCACGCCTTGTGCAGCCGGGTGTTGGTGAAGACCTTCGGCCGGAAGAGCTGCGCGGAGAACGGCGAGACCGACTCCAGCGCGTCGAGCACCGGTCCGTGCGGCAGGGTGCGGAGCCCGTTGATCAGGTTGGCGAAAGCCGCCTCGTCGACCAGCAGCGGGCGCAGGATCTGGCGCCGCAGGAAGCTGCTGTCCTGCTCGAACGCGGTGAACATCAGGTCCACGATCCGGCCGAGCCGCGGGGTCTGCTCCAGGTCCGGGCACACGTGGTAGTAGCCGGGCTCCGCGGACAGCAGCGCCATCGTCGCGTCGACGGTGAACTTCCCCGTCCCCAGCGACACCGGGATGTCGGAGAGGCCGGGCATCAGCGACAGCAGGCCGTAGTAGAGCAGCTTGAGCGTGTTGTGCACCGCGTTGTACTGGCTGACGTGCCCGGTGTCGTCGTCGGCGATGATCGTGGGCACCCGTGCGATGGTGGCGGGCAGCCCGCTGTCGAGGACCAGGCGCTCGGCGGCGTGCTTGGACCACTCGTAGTAGTTGGCGAAGTGGACGGCGTCCGGGTCGTCGTCGGACCGTCCGGCGGCGCGCGGCTCCAGGACGGGGCCGGCGGGCTCCTCCGCGATGTCGCCGACGGCGAGTCCCGCGGTGTACAGGGTCGAGAGCAGGACGACGCGCTCCAGGTCGGGGCAGCGCTGGGCCAGTTCGACGACCTGCCGGGTGCCGCCGATGTTGACCGCCTCGGCGGTCTCCTTGTCGACGGCGAACTTGGTGACCGCGGCGGTGTGCACGATGTGCGTGATGCCGGCGGTCGGGACGCCGTCCAGCGCGCCGGGCACGGTGAGGTCGGCCTCGGCGCGGCCGTAGGCGAGCACGTCGCCGTAACCGCCGTGCTCGCGCAGTGCCTTGACGAGCAGTCCGCCCACGTAGCCGGCGGCGCCCGTTACCAGGACGGTCATGACTCGGTCACCTCCGGGAGGCGGACGCGGCAGACCGCCTCGTGCCGGACGAGGCGGAACTCCTGCGGTGGGCAGGCGGGTTCGTTCGAGGGCCGGCGCTGGTCGCTCACACCGCCTCCAGGATGGTGGCCTGCCAGTTCAGGCCGAACCCGGCCATCGTCAGCAGCAGCCGGTCACCGGACCTGATCCGTCCGGACTCCACGAGCGCGGCGAGGTTCAAGACGTTGTCGGCGGAGATCACGTGCCCGGCCTCGGGCAGCGTGACGCTCACCACCTTCTCGGTGTCGATCTTGAAGAGGTGGGCGAGGACCGTCCAGGCCACGTCGTTGGTGTTCTGGGTGACCACCCAGTCCAGGTCGGTGGCCTTCATGTCCGCCCGCTGGAGCGTCTGGGCGATCAGCCGGTGCATGTAGCTGAAGTAGCTGCCGACCGTCTCGTCGTCGCTCGCCATGCCCAGACCGCCGTTGGTGATCTGGTGGCTGGCGACGAGCCGGAAGGCGCCCTCGCTCGGCTCCCTGGTGACGACGCAGGCGGCCGCGCCGTCGGAGATCACGTTGTACGCCTGCTCGTAGACCGCGTTCTCGGGGAACCGGTCGGCGGTCACGCACAGGACGCGCTGCCACGACGGCTCGGTGGCGAGCATCGCGCCGGCGATCCGCAGCGAGCCGAGCATCGAGGTGCACGCCTGCTGGTTGAGGCCGATGGCGATCGCGCCGTCCAGCTCGAAGTCCGCCTGGAGCCGGCTGACCGGGAAGTCCATCAGGTGCTTGACGTCCCGGGTGGTGCGCCACTCCTCGTCGCTGCCCACGTTGGCGTTGAGCGGCAGGCAGGTGGCGTACACGATGGCGTCGGCGCCGGCCGCCTTGTCCGCTATCGGGCGGACCGCGGCGCAGGCCAGGTCGTAGGCCGAGGTTTCCGGTTCACACATGTAGTGCCAGCGGAATCCCGCCGCCTTCATGTCCTCCGCGGAGGAGAAAAGCCTGCCCGCCGCCGCGGAATCGTCGACGTGGCTTTTCCGTTCGCCGAGCGCGTACTTGAACGAATCGATGTAGAGGGATTCCACCATCGCGCTCCCGTCTTCGCGCCGGGCCGTTGTCCGGCTCCGCGAATTGTGTGGTCGGAATCATCGATGGGACGAGCATAGGTCCGGCGGTTCAAGCAAATCCCTAGTCAGTAACGGGACCGGACCGGACCGGAGAACGCCCCTCCCGGGTTTCGCGCCGGGCCGGGAAACACGGCGGACCCGCCGTCGGCGGTGTGCGCCGACGGCGAGTCCGGCCGGGTCGTACGGACGTGCGCGGCGACCGCCGCGAGGCTGGCGGCGCGGGGCGGGCGGCGCCGGCCCCCGCAAGGGTCAGACGAGCCGGGTGCCGGGCAGCTTCCCGGCCGACCAGAGCTGCCACATGGCGCGCCGCTGCGGCTTGCCGCTGGAGGTGCGGCGGATCAGGCCGTGCTCGCCGACGATGACGGCGATCTCGGGGTCGGGCCCGAGTTCGGTGCGCAGCGCCTGGGTGACCTTGTCGGCCCAGGGGCCCGGCTCGGCCTCCGCGAAGACGGCGATGCCGGGGCGGCCGGCGTCGCTCATGCTGACCACGGCCAGCCGGTTGAGGCCGGCGGCCTCGCGGGCCTTGAACTCCAGGTCCTCGACGTAGACGGTACGGGCCCGGACCTTGAGGCTGTCGCCCATGCGGCCCAGGACGTACAGGTCACCGTCGTGCACGAAGCCGGCGTCGCCGGTGCGCAGCACCCCCTCGAACGGCTCCTCGCCGACGTAGCCGTCGGTGACCGAGCGGCCGCTGATGACGATCTCGCCGAGCGAGCCCTCGGGCAGGGCCTTTCCGTCGGCGTCCGCGATCTCGACCTCCACCCCGTCGACGGGCAGCGGCCACCCCTGCCCGGCCAACCAGCCGGTGCCGTCGCCGGCCTCGGGGGTCACCGCGCCGGGCGGCGGCAGCAGCAGGCCGGTCTCCAGGACGTCCACCGGCTCGCCGAACTGCATCTTCGCCCAGTCCGGGCGCGCGACCCGGCCGGGGCGGCCCACCGCGCCGGCGGTGACCGCGGAGGTGTTCTCCGCCAGCCCGTAGGCGGGGTGGATCACGGCGGGGTCGAACCCGGACGGCGCGGCCGCGGCGGCGAAGGCGCGCAGCGCGCCGGGGTCGGGCACCTCCCCGCCCACGATCGCCGACCGCCACCCGGACAGGTCCAACTTCGCCCACTGCTCCGGCCGCAGCCGGCGCGCGACGTAGCCGAAGCCGAACGACGGCGCCCCGGCGTGCGCCGCCTTGCCGGTGCCCAGGCACGACAGCCAGCGTTCGGGGCCGCGGATGAACTGGTCGGGCCGCATGAGCCACAGGTCGCCCTGGCGCGCGGCGGTCATCACGCAGGCCAGCAGGCCCATGTCGTGGTTGAACGGCAGCCAGGAGGCCATCCCGTCGCCGTCCTTCCACTCCATCCAGCGGTAGAGGACGGCGAAGTTCGCGACGATGTTGTCCCAGGTGACCTGGATGGCCCGCGGGCTGCGGGTGGTGCCGGAGGTGAACTGCAGCACCGCGACCCGGCCCGGCTCCCGCAGCTCCGCCGGCTCGGCCGCGTCCCTCCGCACCTCGCTGACCTGCGTCACGCCCTCCAGCAGGGGCGCCGACTCGGCGTCGGCGAACGTCACCGCCGGACGCGCCTGGTCGAGGATCGCGGCGGTGTGCGCGGTGTACTCCGCGCCCGCGCCGTATCCCGGGACCGGGAGCATCGTCGCGCAGCAGCCCGCGGCCCACGCGCCGAACAGCGCGGCCAGACCGTCGCGGCTGCCCGGCAGGGCGATCGCGACGACGTCCCCACCGCCCACGCCCCGCGCGGCCAGGTCCGCCGCCACCCTGCGGGCGTCCTCGGCAAGCTCGGCGTACTCCACCCGCTCCCAGCCGTCACGTTCCCCGGCGAACCACACGCCGCGGCCGGGAGACGGCGCACTCAGCCACCCAAGTATCGACATGAGCTCCATCCTGCACGAGACGGCTCCGATATTGACTAGGGATTTGCCTGAGTCACCCGGCCTACGCTCGCCCCATCGATGATTCCGGCCACACAATTCGCGGAGCCAGGCGGCAGACCTGGCACGAAGACGGGAGCTCGATGGTGGAACCTCTCGATATCGATTCGTCCAAGTCCTACCTGACGCTCAACGGCGTGAAAAACCGCGACGGCGCTGCATTTTCCGTCTCTGGAGGCGACATGAGTGATCGGCTGCATGGGCGCGCGGGAGACGAGACATGAGCCTCGCGGAATCCGTGGCGGCGGTGGCTCGGCGGCTCAGCGAGGTGTCCCAGCACTCGTACCAGAACCCGTACACCGCCCTGGACTGGCCGGAGCAGGTCGACCCCGAGGTCGACTGGTTCTCCTCCCCCGAGCTGCTCAGCCTGGCCGGCACCCCGCAGTGGGACAAGCTGTCCGAGGCGGACCACAAGCGGCTGGCGTTCTACGAGGCGGTGAACTTCTACAGCCTCAACATCCACGGCGAGAAGGGCCTGATGGCCGGCCTCGCCGAGCGGCTCTACCGCAAGGAAATGATCCAGGTAGCGGACTACCTGCACCACTTCCTCGACGAGGAGAACAAGCACAGCATCTTCTTCGGCGGCTTCTGCACCCGGTACGCCCGGGTGTACCGCAGCCGCCAGTTCTCCGTCAACGAGGAGGAGGTGCCGCGCGACGTCGGCGACTTCCTCTTCTTCGCGAAGACCATGATCTTCGAGGAGATCGTGGACCACTACAACTGGCTCCAGGCGCGCGACGAGCGGCTGCACCCGGTGGCCCGGTACATCAACCGCAACCACCACGTGGAGGAGGCCAGGCACCTGATCTTCGGGCGCCAACTGGTCACCGAGCTGTGGCGGACGAAGGACTGGGACGCGCAGACGGTCGAGGACGTGCGCGGCTACCTCGCGGCGTTCATCACCAGTAGCTGGCGGGAGTACTACAACCCCGACGTCTACGCGGACGCGGGCCTCGCCGACCCGTGGGAAGTAGCCGAAGCCGCCTGGCAGTCGCCGGCGCAGCGGGAGCACCGGCGCACGGTCACCGCCAAGTGCCTCGGCTTCCTCGCCACCGAAAAGATCCTTCCCGAGGAGCCCGTCGATGCTTTCTGAGCCGGATTTCCGCGCCGAGCTGCGTGCGTGGGTCAACGAGAAGTCGGGGGTCCAGGTCACCGACCACAGCCCGATCTTCGCCGACCGCACCCTGCGCTCCGTCCACATCCCGGAGCTGCTGCTGCTGATGGAGCGGCTGCGGGGCACGCCCATCGACGTCGAGGACCTGCGCCCGACGGACTTCCGCGACATCGACACGCTGGCGACCCGCTTCGGGAAGTCGTCGTGATGCGCTGGCACGCCTCGGGGCAGGTGTCCCTCTCCGGGGACCTGCTGCGGCTGGCCGCGAACGCCGACGCGGCGTTCGTCCAACTGGCCGGCGTGTGGGGGGCGGAGGCCGAGCGCCATCCGTCCACCCTGCCGTCCGAGGTGCTGAACCGGACCGGCTACCTGCGGTCGTTCCCGCACCAGGCCACCCTGGCGGTCGGGCTCGACCCGGCCACCGTCGGCGACTTCGCCAAGGACCCGGACCAGGACCCGCGGCCCTTCCTGGGCCCGGCCACCGAGATCCTCACCCCGGCCGCGTGCTACCACCTCTACCCGGCGCACGAGGGCGAGTCCCTCGACGAGCCGCTCTACCTGACCACGGTGAACACCTGCTACCGGCGCGAGACGGTCTACGTGCCGCTGCGCCGCCAGTGGTCGTTCACCATGCGGGAGATCGTCTGCGTGGGCACCGGCAAGGAGACCGCGCACTTCGCGCAGCGGACCACCGAGGCGGTCACGCAGCTGTTCGACCTCGCCGGCCTGGACGTGGAGTGGGAGCACGCGACCGACCCGTTCTTCGAGCCGGAGCAGAACCCGGCGTTCCTGATGCAGAAGCTGAGCCCGGTCAAGCGCGAGGCGACGTACGGGGACCTGGCGATCTCGTCGGTGAACCTGCACCACGAGCACTTCGGCGAGGCGTTCGGCATCACCAGGGACGGGCAGGACGCGCACACCGCGTGTGTCGCCTTCGGACTCGAACGCTGGCTGGCGGCGGTCCTGGGCACCCACGGCGAGGACCCCCGGTCGTGGCCCGACCTGTCCGCGCTCGCCGCGGAGGTGGTCGCCAAGTGGCACGTGTCGTAGCAGACCTTGTGCACACCCGATGGGAGAGGACCTCGTGAGTGACATCCAACTGTCCGAGAACGAGTTGTGGATAGCGAGTTTCTACCGGTCGTCCGAGATGAGCGGGGCGATGTTCTTCGGGCGGGTGGCGCGGACGATCCGCGGCCCGTTGCAGAAGGACGTGACGCACCACTTCGCGGACGAGTCGGCGCACGCCTCGTACTGGACGAACTGCATCGACTCGCTGGACCAGCGGGCGATCCCGATGCGTGACGCGTACCAGGACCGGTACATGGACGCGGTCGGTGTGCCGGCCAGTCTGATGGAGGTCATGGCCATCACGCTGGTGTTCGAGAAGCGGACCATCGGCCACTACAACCAGCACCTGCGCGAGGCGAACACCCCGGCGCCGGTGCGGGCCACCATCGAGAAGATCATGCTCGACGAGCGGTGGCACGTGCGCTACGTCCGCGAGGCCCTCCAGGACATGGAACAGCGCTACGGCAAGCAGGAGATCGAGGACACCCTCGCCCGCTACACCGCGGCCGACGTCGAGATCTACGGCAAGGCCATGGCCGAGTTCGAAGAACGCTTCGCCGCCCAGTGATCCGGGTCCTCGTCGCCACGGTGAACCGGCCCCGCGCCGGCCGGCACGCGCTGCGGATCGCGGCGGCCGTGGCCGGTCTGCCCGGTGACCCCGCCGGGTACCGCTTCCCGCACCCGCGCGCCTCGGTGACGCACACCGACCGCGCGGGGGTGGCCGCGGTGCTCGTCGGCGGCGCCGCCGACGGCGTCGGCGTCGACCTGGAGCACGACCAGCCGGTCCGCCCGGCGACGGCGCGGTTCTACCTGCGGGACGACGAGCCCCACGACGACCTCCTGCGGCTGTGGACGGTCAAGGAGGCCCTGTTCAAGGCCGATCCGGCCAACGCGACGCGGATGCTCCGCGACTACCGGGCGAACGACCCGGCGTACCAGCACGTTTCAGCCCGACACCTCGGCGGCTGGCTCACAGTCGCCGCCCGTCTTGCGAGGGAGCCCATGCCCGCCAACACGATCAGCTTCGAGACCGTGGCCGAGCGGGTCGCCGGGGTACTGCGCGTACCCGCGAGCGACCTCACGCCGGAAACCCTGATCAAGGACCTGGCCGCCGACAGCTTCATGCTGGTCGAGATGATCGTCGACCTCCAGGAGGAGTTCGACGCCGTGTTCACCC encodes:
- a CDS encoding aminoacyl--tRNA ligase-related protein, with translation MRWHASGQVSLSGDLLRLAANADAAFVQLAGVWGAEAERHPSTLPSEVLNRTGYLRSFPHQATLAVGLDPATVGDFAKDPDQDPRPFLGPATEILTPAACYHLYPAHEGESLDEPLYLTTVNTCYRRETVYVPLRRQWSFTMREIVCVGTGKETAHFAQRTTEAVTQLFDLAGLDVEWEHATDPFFEPEQNPAFLMQKLSPVKREATYGDLAISSVNLHHEHFGEAFGITRDGQDAHTACVAFGLERWLAAVLGTHGEDPRSWPDLSALAAEVVAKWHVS
- a CDS encoding SDR family oxidoreductase — translated: MTVLVTGAAGYVGGLLVKALREHGGYGDVLAYGRAEADLTVPGALDGVPTAGITHIVHTAAVTKFAVDKETAEAVNIGGTRQVVELAQRCPDLERVVLLSTLYTAGLAVGDIAEEPAGPVLEPRAAGRSDDDPDAVHFANYYEWSKHAAERLVLDSGLPATIARVPTIIADDDTGHVSQYNAVHNTLKLLYYGLLSLMPGLSDIPVSLGTGKFTVDATMALLSAEPGYYHVCPDLEQTPRLGRIVDLMFTAFEQDSSFLRRQILRPLLVDEAAFANLINGLRTLPHGPVLDALESVSPFSAQLFRPKVFTNTRLHKAWPGYQAPDPDALVSQTAEYLVRTRWGRTS
- a CDS encoding 3-oxoacyl-[acyl-carrier-protein] synthase III C-terminal domain-containing protein; this translates as MVESLYIDSFKYALGERKSHVDDSAAAGRLFSSAEDMKAAGFRWHYMCEPETSAYDLACAAVRPIADKAAGADAIVYATCLPLNANVGSDEEWRTTRDVKHLMDFPVSRLQADFELDGAIAIGLNQQACTSMLGSLRIAGAMLATEPSWQRVLCVTADRFPENAVYEQAYNVISDGAAACVVTREPSEGAFRLVASHQITNGGLGMASDDETVGSYFSYMHRLIAQTLQRADMKATDLDWVVTQNTNDVAWTVLAHLFKIDTEKVVSVTLPEAGHVISADNVLNLAALVESGRIRSGDRLLLTMAGFGLNWQATILEAV
- a CDS encoding ferritin-like domain-containing protein, with the translated sequence MSDIRLSENELWIASFYRSSEMSGAMFFGRVARTIRGPLQKDVTHHFADESAHASYWTNCIDSLDQRAIPMRDAYQDRYMDAVGVPASLMEVMAITLVFEKRTIGHYNQHLREANTPAPVRATIEKIMLDERWHVRYVREALQDMEQRYGKQEIEDTLARYTAADVEIYGKAMAEFEERFAAQ
- a CDS encoding cytochrome P450, producing the protein MDANEILGELLTPEGRDDPYPHYAAAHGLGPVAPLGDKLWMVPGYDAINETLRASEFGPWDDRYNRLFTAAEWKLHPSVVALTNSILDTNPPDHTRMRDVMARAFSARRVAALEPMIRQIARDLLDEMADATSDGSPVDFMDRFAFNLSVGVVGELFGMPKEDWPRFKQLANDWTLVFEVTPTEEDTLIADTAYAEFEKYFQDLVARRRTEPGDDLVSAVVQITDQENAPLTAEELVCNLGVVLAAGIETTTHIFGNGLNLLFKHPEVAAGLHAKQIAADNFVEEVLRFDSPVQLIARVAREDAEIAGTRIPMGEWALLALGAGNRDPKRYKDPDRFDPTRTAIQPVSMGAGIHHCLGAPLARLEGTVAFTELLDRFPDVAPAGEPTRRDRLTIRGYENLPVTLR
- a CDS encoding phosphopantetheine-binding protein gives rise to the protein MNRPRAGRHALRIAAAVAGLPGDPAGYRFPHPRASVTHTDRAGVAAVLVGGAADGVGVDLEHDQPVRPATARFYLRDDEPHDDLLRLWTVKEALFKADPANATRMLRDYRANDPAYQHVSARHLGGWLTVAARLAREPMPANTISFETVAERVAGVLRVPASDLTPETLIKDLAADSFMLVEMIVDLQEEFDAVFTQARLREIDSLGELVKLLQDSAA
- a CDS encoding AMP-binding protein, giving the protein MSILGWLSAPSPGRGVWFAGERDGWERVEYAELAEDARRVAADLAARGVGGGDVVAIALPGSRDGLAALFGAWAAGCCATMLPVPGYGAGAEYTAHTAAILDQARPAVTFADAESAPLLEGVTQVSEVRRDAAEPAELREPGRVAVLQFTSGTTRSPRAIQVTWDNIVANFAVLYRWMEWKDGDGMASWLPFNHDMGLLACVMTAARQGDLWLMRPDQFIRGPERWLSCLGTGKAAHAGAPSFGFGYVARRLRPEQWAKLDLSGWRSAIVGGEVPDPGALRAFAAAAAPSGFDPAVIHPAYGLAENTSAVTAGAVGRPGRVARPDWAKMQFGEPVDVLETGLLLPPPGAVTPEAGDGTGWLAGQGWPLPVDGVEVEIADADGKALPEGSLGEIVISGRSVTDGYVGEEPFEGVLRTGDAGFVHDGDLYVLGRMGDSLKVRARTVYVEDLEFKAREAAGLNRLAVVSMSDAGRPGIAVFAEAEPGPWADKVTQALRTELGPDPEIAVIVGEHGLIRRTSSGKPQRRAMWQLWSAGKLPGTRLV
- a CDS encoding ferritin-like domain-containing protein, translated to MSDIQLSENELWIASFYRSSEMSGAMFFGRVARTIRGPLQKDVTHHFADESAHASYWTNCIDSLDQRAIPMRDAYQDRYMDAVGVPASLMEVMAITLVFEKRTIGHYNQHLREANTPAPVRATIEKIMLDERWHVRYVREALQDMEQRYGKQEIEDTLARYTAADVEIYGKAMAEFEERFAAQ
- a CDS encoding diiron oxygenase; protein product: MSLAESVAAVARRLSEVSQHSYQNPYTALDWPEQVDPEVDWFSSPELLSLAGTPQWDKLSEADHKRLAFYEAVNFYSLNIHGEKGLMAGLAERLYRKEMIQVADYLHHFLDEENKHSIFFGGFCTRYARVYRSRQFSVNEEEVPRDVGDFLFFAKTMIFEEIVDHYNWLQARDERLHPVARYINRNHHVEEARHLIFGRQLVTELWRTKDWDAQTVEDVRGYLAAFITSSWREYYNPDVYADAGLADPWEVAEAAWQSPAQREHRRTVTAKCLGFLATEKILPEEPVDAF